The genomic segment CTGATGGCACTCATAAAATACTTGAAAGCTTTAAATCCTTAGAAGTCTTAAAAATACTTACAAGTACCCTAGAAGCCTTTAACTCTCACGATTTGGAATTAGGTAATTATCGCATTACTTATACTCCTAATCATGAAAATAACGGTGATATCAAGCTTTTAAAAACTGAACATAACGGAACTAGTAGAGTTGCTGTACACCTAGAATTGAGCCGTACTGATGAACAAATGAGTCATCTAGTTCACTCTATGGCTATTAACTCATTAGAAATTGACAAACTCAGGCTGATGGCAACTAAACTTCAAATTCCAACAATTAATTCTGCTGCTAATGCCCACGCGACTCGTGATCTGACTTTACCACTTCATCCTGCATTAGCTGAAGTTTGGAGCTTACTGGAAACTTCTACCAGATGGACATCGGGAGCAAACCAAGGTAACGAAGGTTTTCGTGAGCGATTTCAAAAAGACCCCAATGCTAAACTAACTTTAGGTGAGCAGTCACAACTTTATTTTAAATTTTTAATTCAAACTAAAGAAGAAATTATTATTCATGGGAAAACTGATATTATTTTGCCACCACTTAGCGAAATTACAGAGGATTTAAAATTGTTACGTGAACAATCTATTAATAATTTTTATAGTCCGAGGATCGATCTCATCGAAACACAGAAGCCAACTCAAAACCAGCCTCGCAATCCAGAACCTCAATTAAACAACTTGGAAGTTTAGCATGCAATCCACAGACGTTAGAGAAACTATCGCCTCTATTAATCGTGGGAGTGGGATCTCGAATAATATGATGGCTTATCGGCTGGCTCTCATGATGGAGAGAGTGCCACAGACTACAGTGCAATCTCCTATTGAATTATATTCACAATCGCGTCAAAATCTTGAAGATAATCTTAGAAGTATTTTGACCAAAAGTACTCAAAATACTGAAGATTATAGGCAACAACTTAAAAATAAATATCTCGCTGAATATTCCCAAAACTTTGGTATAACTCGAACCGAAGAACCTCTGACGGAGCAGCCTAATAATTTCTCTAAAGTTGAAAACCTGATTACCCAAAGAAAGCATATATTCCTTCAAGAAATGATGGCTCAAAGGGAATCGAACGCTAATTTAACTCCCTCCATACCAGCAAGTCAAGAGGTTAATAAACAGCATCAAGGTGATGACTTTAGCAAAAAGTCCCTGATGACTGCCGTTGTTCAAACTATTATTGCTAAAGGTCAAGATACTAAAAATGAAGGCCGCGTTTATGAAGGCGTTCTTTATAGACTTCAATTACTCATTAAAGAAGGTATACAGTTTATCAATGTTAACCGCAAAACTCAATCCAATCAAAATGCTTTTACTGCATATAAAGACCACACTAACGAGTTTACAATTACTTCAAATAACCTCTCAACTGAAGAAGCACAAAAAATCGTTGCTTTTAATCAGCAGCGAATTGCAAAATCACAATCTCAATCATTACCTGTTCAAACTGATAAAACTCAGCAATTTACATTTGATAAAGATGAGCATTCCGAGCTTGGAGATTAGCCGAATTTAACTAAAATATCCCATTAGTAATCCAAATATAAATCCACTGATTAAGAGATACCGTCTTAATATTGGATTTATTTTCACAAATGGAGCAATTATTGTTGCAAGAAATATGTAAAAGGTAGCTTCAAATATATCAGTGCTGAATGTGATAACGGCAGCAATAAACAGCCCCCCAAATATCAAACATCCAACTACATACTCTATCTTGTCCCATAGCTTAGTGTCGTCCAGGTAGCGCATGAGTCAATCTCGGCTTTTTCGGGATTGTACCATCTACTCCATAAGAATTGTTTACTTTATAGGGAAATTTTATTGTAAATATCGTTCCCTTACCGACAACGGAATCTACAGACAGTTTCAGCCCATGAGAATAAGCTACCATCATTGCAATATACAATCCTAACCCGGAGCCAGGTGAAGAAATAGTCCCACGATAAAAAGGTAGAAAGATATTCGCCAAATCCTCTGGTTCAATACCAACGCCTGTGTCTTCAATTAAAACTACCAAGTCATCACCCTGGTTCAACAATCGCAAGAATATATCACCTGTCTCTGTATATGAGAGAGCATTTTGAAGTAGATTTGAACACATTCTGTAAAGATGTATCGCATCTCCTTTCACCCTGGTTCCATGCGGATATTCTGTACAAGTCTCGTAGTGCAATCTTAAGCCCCGATTAATAACTTTTGGCGTATACTCTTGATATAAATTATTCAGTAAGTCGCTAAAATCAAATTCATTAATCAAGGATGGATTCAACCCGATAACTCTATCTCTTGACTGATGACTTTGATACCTTTCTATCGACTGAATTACTTGATTATTTGTCTGCCATAACGATATCAAAATTGTTTTTATCTCTTGTAAAGTACTACCGTACTCTCCATCCATCATTTGCTTTAAAACAACTGATTCATTGACAACCGCGTTTGATACGTCATGCAATAATGTGGAAATATTAATTTTATTTATGAATTTTTCTTGGGACATATAGCCACTCCTGAACGAAATTTATTTTTTTATTGCCAACTGATTTTTTGCAAATATTTTTACTTTTAAGTATAACTAACTTTTTGGTATATATTTTCTAATTAAAACTTGCCTTCAAAATTAATTTACAAATATTTATACTCTATTGATTGGAAATATAACTAATACTTATTGTTTCATAGTAATGCTGACATTCAAATATTTATGGTATAAAAAGAGGAGAGGTTAGAGATTAACTTCTGGTGCAAATATTCTCGGTGCAAATATGACTATCATGACAATTCGGGTAGTAGTAATTGAAGACCAAGAACTATGTAGACTTGGCATTAGAACGGCGATCGCACAAGAATCAGACATGGAACTGTGCGGTGAGGCTAGCTGTGGATTGGAGGGATTAGAGTTAGTCAACTCAACAAATCCTGATATTGTCTTGCTTGATATTGGGCTACCAGATATTAACGGACTAGAAATCGCAACCAGGATTAAGAAGCACACTTTATCCAAAGTTATTATCCTCAGTGCTTATTCTAGTCAAAATATGATTAACGAAGCTTTTGCCTGTGGTGCTGATTCATATTTCTTAAAGACAACCAAGATCGACTCGATTAAAAACGCTATCCGTAGTATCTATCAAAACGAAGAATATCTTGACCAAGCAATTATCAAGAGATTTCTGGAATTGAACCATCGTCAAAATACAAAAATTAAAGGCAAAAGGTACAACGAGTTGCCTACAACTCAAGAAATTGAAATTCTCAAATTAATTGCCAGTGGCTACTCCAATAAAGAAATCGCTAATCAACTTTTCATCAGTATTAGTACAGTCAAATCCCACACTGGCAACCTTTTTCTTAAGCTGGGAGCTAGAGATCGGGTCAATGCCATTATTAAAGCTCAAAGTTTTGGCTACCTAGAACCGTCAACCCAAGATTGGAGAGCTATTGGTTGATTAATTCTTCTTGTTCTTTTGCATTTGAATCAAGCAATATCCTTTCAAGCGATTTTCTTCTTGACAAGCAGCCAGAGTTTGTTGATTCTCAACAAAGAGCTTATAAGTTTGCTTACCTTCACTGGATTTTACCCATTGTAAAATCTTCAGGTCGTTGTTTGACAACATGACTGATTGGTTTTGACCCAAGTTAGTCATCACGTTCCAAGTTGTAAATGAAGCAAGCATCGCACCGGCTGCTGTCACTCCTCCTACCAGAGCGCAGATAGACCAAAAATGCATCTGAAAATTCCCTGTAGATAATCGCATCTCTTTTGCTGGCGATGATGCAGATGATGCAGATGATTGTATCAGCAAAGGCATTTGTTCAGTTAAGACATCACGCACAGCATTACTGACTACAGTGTTGTTCACCGATTGGGCTGTTTTAGAAGTCTTCGCCACTTTCTCTTCGATTGTTAGTACCCAAGCTTCAATCATTGCCTCCATTCGTGCTTGCAGTGAAATCATTGTCTCTTCATATCTGCCAAGTGTTGCCATGACTTGAAACATCGGGTCATCTTCTGCTAACCCCAGTTGCTGCGCTGTTTCAACAATCCTCTGTTGTTCGGCTTCAGAATACCCCTGCAATATTTCTGATGTTCTCACCTGCTGATACTCCTAAATAAATACTTGCGATTTGATTATTTTTTACAGTTTCAAAGAAATTTTTTAGCCAGTGATAAATATATGAGCGATACAGTACATATAGGGATTGCTCATGAAAACATTGTGAGTAAGGTTTGGTTAAATCCTCCATTGCTTGATAGTGATCTCGGTGCAAAGCTGTTAATCTAATTTCTGTGCCCCCAATCAATGGCAATTTTTGCTGGATTAATTGCTTATACTCTTTAAACCTCGTATCAAAATGTTGATTTTTTACTATCACATAATTAGCATTGTCCGTTGCAAAATTTAATAGCTGCAAGAAATATTCCATGCAATCACTTCTATGGGAAATTGGCTGTAAGAATGTTAGTTTCCAGTTGAGTTCAGCCAAAACAGTAAAAAAATCAGCCTCATATATGTAGTTGCAGGTTTCTTTGATATACTGTCCCGGCATATCTACAAAAATCACATCTAATGAGTCATTAAGTAAATCGTCTAATACCAAATCCGGGTTGTCAGTAAAAAAATTTAAGCTTTCTATTGGCACTATTCCTTCATAAGCTTTGAACTTATTACGGCTGTCATGATTGTAAATCTTGACAGCTTGATTCTGGCTAAGGAACAATTCAATCAATAACTTGATGACTGTAGACTTTCCCACTCGTGAGTCACCTACAGTCATGATTAAACGTCTCATCAAAGGTACAGGGGTATAAGGTGTAAGGGTGTAGAGTCATGTCACATTTGATAACGTAAAACTCTTGCTGTGACTAAGTGTAAGAGTGTAGGGGTGTGGAGCAATGCGATTTTGTGAGATGGGGAGGCAGGGGAAGCAGGGGAGGCAGGGGGAGAGAAATAAATAAGTGTACTCAGGCTTCTCAAAGTAGTAAAAGTTACTAAAATTTCTCTTTACTCCCCCTGCTTCCCCTGCTCCGAATGGCACTAAGATAAGCGCAAACCCGTAATTTAACTGGCTTTTGAGTGTGGGGAGTGTGGGGAGAGGGGGGAGTGTGGGGAGCCAAATTTCTTCCCCATCCTCCCACACCTCCCACACCTCCCACACCTCCCTCAGACAAAGGTTTCAGGTTTTCTTAGTGCCATTCCCCCCTGCTCCCCTTGCCTCCCCTGCTCATTTCACGATGATCTCACTTTTTCGCGTTGCTCCCCCTATACCCTTACCCAGGGCAAACGCATCTAAATTATACTTGCTCACAACGGAGGTTAAGAATCAACGAAAAATCAGCATTTCTCGTTTGATTTATTTTCACAGGTTCAAAGCGATCGCAGAAATTATTGTCAATAAGCATTGACTAATGCGACTGGGTTTCAGCTTGTTGAGAATTAGAGGGTCTTGTTGACATGATGCGTTTGCCCTGTACCCTTACCCTTTTGTATCGACATTTTCTAATCCTAAAATGCTTCTTGCCAACCAAACTTGCTCCTTGAATCTGCTAATCCAAGTACTTACCCTTCCTTTAACTGATGGCTTTTCTTTTTGCTCTATTCCTTGATTAAACGTCAAGCTATTCTTATCTAAATAATCATAAGCGTGTTCTATTAAATCTGGCATCGTTATTTCCAGAAAGGGAATCTCCCTTTCTTTTAATAAATCCTTAATTGTTGTTACGTCTGAAGATTCTTTATATCTGACAAAGTTTTCTGGCAAACCGAAGAACAAATTCTTTACTACTACATAATCTACTTGGTCTTGACAAAAATCATATAGAGTTGTCAACTGCCTGACTGAATCCATTACTCGACTAATTACAACTACGATTGTTACTCGCATATCATACAATTCTTCAACTGTAGACAAAAACTTCATTTGTTCTACAACTTCTTTTAAGATTCTCATGGACTGTGGTGGTAATTCCAGTAAGAATAAAGACTTTCCGGGCACAACCTCCCCTTCTGTGCTTAGACTATCCTCAATTAACTCTTTCAAATCATCTAGAAAAATGTCCACATTCCCTTCTGTAAAAAAATCTAGTTTTCTCACTAGACATTGATCCCCATAAAATCTGTTTAAATGAGAATTAGATATGTCCGCATCAAAAGCCAAAAATTCTTTTTTAGTATCCAAATATGTTTGCGCTAATCCTCTGGCGAAAGTACTTTTTCCTACTCCCCCTTTATCTCCTGTCACTATGACTAATCTCCGACTCCACTCTTTTTTATTGGTGACTGCGGTTTTTATTTGTGGCAGGACTGTATTTCCTGTTTCTGTTTTTTCACCTAGCTCCATTGTGGCGGCGTGTGGGGTATAGGGTGTGGGGTGGTGCGACTCCTTTGCGGTGAATTCATAACCCGCAAGGGAGCGCACTTCATCTGTGGCTACTGCTTCTGGCTGCTGTACATCTTCTGTGCTTTTTGGTTCTGTTGTTTCATCTGTTTTCAAAAGTAATTCTTCTGCTTTGCCAACTATCTCTGCTTTATCGTTTAAAATATTTGCCATCTAATTTTTTCCTCTATTTCATGTTTAGTCAGTCTCAGAATTTAGTCCAGTGCTAGCATCTCTGCTGAAAAGTAGTCTAATAGATTTAAATACATTGGTTTTAAATCCTTGAAATTCTCAATTGATTTATTAACCATTGTCCCCAGAGCTTGTAGTATTAATCCTTGTGATAGTACCTGATTTAAATCCAAATCATTTAATTTATTTAAATGGTAATAAACTAACAAATCTAATGATTGAGCTATCAATAAATTTTCCGACCGGATCACCAAATCTTCATAAGCATATTCATAACTGCTGACTGACCTTAATACTGTCTTTAATACTTGAAAATATTTCCTTCTGAAGTCAATCCCATTTAAATCAATAGTCTGAGGACAGCTTGCTGGCAATGGAAGCTTTTTAAAAATGAACTTTAAATATAAATCAATACTATTTGATGACCAAGACTCACTATTCTGAAAATACAAATACTTGATCAAAGAATCTTTCTGAGAGTAATCTATTTCTTGAAATAAGTATTTGGGTTGCTCGACTGCAATCATTGTCACATCATTTTTAAACACTGGCATCACATTTGTTCTTACCCATTGCATAAATTGCCTGACTACATTGTGTTCTACTACACTTGTTCGTGATATTAATGAGTGAATCGATAGAGCGCTGAGTGTTGATACCAAACTCACTTGATTATTCTCCATCATCACTAATCGTTTCCGAACTTCAATTGACCTCACGAAATCATCATTTAAAATTGGAGCTACTATTTGCAATACATCCACTGCAAATAACTCTAGTCCTGTTGGTGTTGCTATCACTCTTACTACAGAACTTGATGGATGCTCAAATTCCCAATATCGCCAAACTTCTACCATTTCTCCACTAACTTTTTTGTTCTCCCTCGTCTTACTGCAAAGACTAGCTTTTTACCATAAGAAGATACCTTAAATACATCAGAATTCAGTTTGTCAGAATGAGTGTAGCCCATGCTGAATTCTTACTTAGACACTATGGCATATTCACCCACTTTAAAGGAATCGCTCGAAGTCTAAAAAAATATCGTACTTCTGGCTATTGCTTTTTGTGGACATCCTGTTATAGAATTAGCCCTTTTGCCTAAAACAAAATAAATACATCGCAAAAGTTCAAGTTTTTTAATAGCTAATTGCTGTTTTTAGCTTGCTATTTGAAATCGAATTATTATATATTGTCTAGAGTGATATTTAGCTCCCATTAATCTCAGAAATACATAAGATTAGTTTTCCAAATTGAGCTAAATTTAGCTTTTTTACTATCCGATTTTTTCGAGAATAAATAGTTATCGAAACAGGAGTCAGGAGCCAGGAGTCAGAATTCAGAATTCAGAAAATAGGTATGAATTCTGTACGAGTGGTGGGTCTGAATTCCCCACGCTCTTTATTCTGAGCGGAGGCGGAGCATCTCCGGCTCCGCTCCTGTTAGCGGATAGCTATGGTTTAGCCCATTCAGAATAATTGAATTCTTCTTCAAATTAAGTGAGAATAATATGCTTTTCAAAACTTCACAAATTGCCATTACTTTAGCTTTGCTTGTCGGTGATGGTATCATCTCTTGCCAGAGTAAAACTCCTGAACAGATTGCCTACGAAGCAGAACTTGAGTTGATTGCAGCAAAGGAGAAAGCAGAAGCAGCTGAAGTCAAAAAATTTGTTGACAGTACCCCCGATCTGTACAGAGTTAATTGGAAAGTTTGTAGTGACGGTTTTCTTGATCAAGACAACAACGGCTGTAAAGAAAGTCGAGATGTTCGTGCTAAAGGTTTTCCTGAAGCCGTCCTTGTTTGGGGGCCTGTTCAAGAGGTGAAGTTTGTCAGTAAGCGTCATTTTAGTCCCAATATGCAAAGTGTTGGTTTGTTTGTCAAATCTAAAGGTTGTCTGAAATTAGGTAAACCCGAAGAAGGAGGAGATCAGCTTTACAAAATACACGAATTTTCACTCAAAAAAGGTTCTGCCCTTCCAAATCCTGACAGCGCTAAAATTGATAAACTTTCCCCTGAAGATAAAACCAAAGCTATACAAGTAGCCATTGATAATGCCGAAAACGAAATTGCTTCTTTAAACAATTTCGGTGTTTCTTCCAGTGGATTTATACCGAGTGCTGCTTTACAACCTTGTCTCACCCTTGAAAAATGGAAAAACTTATAAATTCACAACTGCTTAAATAAGTATGCTTTCGACGAGTGCAGTTCCTTTTGTAACACCAAGCAGGAATGCACTCGGTTACTTTTTGGGTAGCGCGATCCTCTTATAGCATGAATCGCTTTGACAACATGAAAGCAAAGCGGAGCTTCAACTTACTCAAATACTTTACAATAGGTCTGAAACTGTCAATTCTTTTGCAATTCACTCGATGTCGTTTCATAACTATACGAGTGTCGCAAGGTATAATTAATTCAAACTTTTATGAATAGCCTCTTTCCTTTATCACCTCCCCAAAAAGCAATCGAGTCATTATTAGCATTGCGAGATTACTACGCACCTCTTGTAGAAGAGTACGAAAAATTATATACCCTAGCCAAAGCAAACCTCACTCATGTAGAAGCTCTATTATCTAACTGGTCTTTGACTGAGGAGGTGGATAATGATAATGAAGAATTCACCTCTGAAAAAGGAAAAAACTTCTTATTCCTGAGTGAGGAATTTCTTGATGACGATGTTGAACCTATTACCCATCCTTTATTAAACGATTCACAGGATACATCAACAGTCGCAACAAAATTGCTTGACTCCACTCAACAAAACATATTCACACTTATACAAGCTTGGTCAGGTGATGAATCTAATGCAGCTACAGATAGCCCTTTCCTCCCAGAACCACCTATACCCCCACAGCTCCCAACATCAACTCAACATCGAGCGCTCTATGGAAACGAGATCCCCATGCTGCCTATTTTTCAATCGCTGTCTCGCCCAGAAGCTATTGAGCAGGTGTTGGCAGAACATATTGGCACAATTGTTCACATCGATTTTATTGTCAAAACGCTTTATGGAGAGTTAGAGCCAGATGTCTTAAAGGTCGTCAAAGGCAGAGTTCAATCATCCCTCACTAAGGGCAGGGAAAGCAATAAATGGTTTAGTGTCCCTGGAAAACCCGGACATTATACTCTCTCTTTAACTTTGCTACCTAAAAATCAGACGAAAAATTCATCTACCAGAGCAAAGGGCAGAAATCATAAACAAGTTAGTTAGTAACAACAGTTGCTTATTTGAGGATTAGCGATAACGCGCATTTTGGCGCTACTGTTGTATTAGAACAGAATCTCTCAACTCCGATTTAACTCATGATGAGTCTCCTTCAAGTCGAGAAATTTCCATCGTTAACCTTGTCCGAAATTCAGCAGTATTTAGAGAGTGGGCTGTTTCGTGGCATTGGTAAGAAAACTGCTCAAACTCTTGTCAAACACTTTGGAACTTCAACCTTATCAGTGTTAGACAACGCTCCAGAAAAACTGAACTCAATTCCTGAACTTAGTACTTATCGAATTACCGCAATTACTTCATCTTGGTCATTAAGTAAAACTAATCCTAACTTTGGGGTTATTATTCAACTTCTGGCTGTAGGAACTTCATTAAAATTAGCCTTAAAAATTTGTGACCATTACGGACACAAAACCTCTTCTGTACTGCAAAACAATCCTTATCGCCTAGCGGATGAAGTCGATGGTATTGGTTTTAAAACTGCTGATCAGCTAGCGATATCTTTAGGAATCTCACTTGATAGTGAGACTCGTTATGCTTCATCTCTAATCCATGTTTTGAAATCGGCAATGCAAGAAGGCAATTGTTTTCTCCCATCATCGCAATTGCTTGCCGCCGCTATGGATGCGCTCAACCATAGGGAGCATACACCTGATATTCAATCTTTAAGTACTATTCTTGCTAAGTTAATAGATAAGGGAACTTTAATTTCTGGTGATGGAGAGAGCATTTACCTGAAAGCTGCTTACCGTGCTGAACTTTCTGTGGCTTTAAAAATCCAATCTCACCTGAATCAACCGACTCGTCCGAAAGAACATCTTGAACACTGGTTAAGCAATCTTCAAGCAACTGACTATCGCCAACTCTCACGCTTGAGCGATGAACAACTTAGTGCTTTGGTCATGGCAGCTAAACATCCAATCAGCATTATTACTGGTGGCCCTGGTCGCGGCAAAACTCATATTCTGAAAACTTTAGTGGAATGGTTGACTTCAATTAGGGCAACTATTGCTCTTACCGCCCCCACTGGAAAAGCTGCTAACCGAATGAAAGATGCCACAGGCATGGAAGCAAGTACCATTCACCGTCTACTTCAGTGGCAGGGAGTTGGG from the Nostoc flagelliforme CCNUN1 genome contains:
- a CDS encoding sensor histidine kinase; translation: MSQEKFINKINISTLLHDVSNAVVNESVVLKQMMDGEYGSTLQEIKTILISLWQTNNQVIQSIERYQSHQSRDRVIGLNPSLINEFDFSDLLNNLYQEYTPKVINRGLRLHYETCTEYPHGTRVKGDAIHLYRMCSNLLQNALSYTETGDIFLRLLNQGDDLVVLIEDTGVGIEPEDLANIFLPFYRGTISSPGSGLGLYIAMMVAYSHGLKLSVDSVVGKGTIFTIKFPYKVNNSYGVDGTIPKKPRLTHALPGRH
- a CDS encoding response regulator transcription factor translates to MTIMTIRVVVIEDQELCRLGIRTAIAQESDMELCGEASCGLEGLELVNSTNPDIVLLDIGLPDINGLEIATRIKKHTLSKVIILSAYSSQNMINEAFACGADSYFLKTTKIDSIKNAIRSIYQNEEYLDQAIIKRFLELNHRQNTKIKGKRYNELPTTQEIEILKLIASGYSNKEIANQLFISISTVKSHTGNLFLKLGARDRVNAIIKAQSFGYLEPSTQDWRAIG
- a CDS encoding DUF6753 family protein, giving the protein MRTSEILQGYSEAEQQRIVETAQQLGLAEDDPMFQVMATLGRYEETMISLQARMEAMIEAWVLTIEEKVAKTSKTAQSVNNTVVSNAVRDVLTEQMPLLIQSSASSASSPAKEMRLSTGNFQMHFWSICALVGGVTAAGAMLASFTTWNVMTNLGQNQSVMLSNNDLKILQWVKSSEGKQTYKLFVENQQTLAACQEENRLKGYCLIQMQKNKKN
- a CDS encoding nucleotide-binding protein yields the protein MANILNDKAEIVGKAEELLLKTDETTEPKSTEDVQQPEAVATDEVRSLAGYEFTAKESHHPTPYTPHAATMELGEKTETGNTVLPQIKTAVTNKKEWSRRLVIVTGDKGGVGKSTFARGLAQTYLDTKKEFLAFDADISNSHLNRFYGDQCLVRKLDFFTEGNVDIFLDDLKELIEDSLSTEGEVVPGKSLFLLELPPQSMRILKEVVEQMKFLSTVEELYDMRVTIVVVISRVMDSVRQLTTLYDFCQDQVDYVVVKNLFFGLPENFVRYKESSDVTTIKDLLKEREIPFLEITMPDLIEHAYDYLDKNSLTFNQGIEQKEKPSVKGRVSTWISRFKEQVWLARSILGLENVDTKG